A window of Pedobacter lusitanus contains these coding sequences:
- a CDS encoding RagB/SusD family nutrient uptake outer membrane protein gives MKYQNKYITATSLLILSLLLGSCKKYLEEKPNNAIPSTTAITDAGTARAAILGAYDGLQSYYSADYITLGTITADNVGFNGTLSEYLQLDQNAIPADNVITVSVYQKIYSTINSANSVIAGLPAVTDPLLNQTEKNKILGEAYFIRALSYFDLARGWGGVQLQLKPTADINGIKGIKRSTLSQTYDQVLADLVQAEQLLPEDDSNTRNRAQKSTTKALRARLNLYRENWADAVTYATQVIDKPKFALVSNYKTFFTAPFLSTESVFELTFSANDQNGYWSVWYPSSMGGSYTLKPSASLISKINNPAVGGSRKSLIDGTGNSVYGVLYNTTGVSIDPSYLIRIAELYLIRAEAKAQLNDLSGALTDLNIIRKRAGATPLTSGTQAEILQAIAEENSIEFAFEAHRWFDLVRTKQAGKVLGLTNTNYWLFPIPYSDILSDPDVVQNPGY, from the coding sequence ATGAAATATCAGAATAAATATATCACTGCAACCTCTCTCCTGATTCTGTCTTTGCTATTGGGCTCCTGCAAGAAATATCTGGAAGAAAAACCCAACAATGCAATTCCCTCAACTACTGCAATTACCGATGCGGGAACAGCAAGAGCTGCTATTTTAGGAGCTTATGACGGACTGCAAAGTTATTATAGTGCAGACTATATTACCTTAGGAACAATTACAGCAGATAATGTTGGTTTTAATGGCACCTTAAGTGAATACCTTCAGCTCGATCAGAATGCAATTCCTGCTGATAATGTGATTACTGTATCTGTTTATCAAAAGATATATAGCACAATCAATTCAGCGAACAGCGTAATTGCCGGTTTACCAGCTGTAACAGACCCGCTGTTAAATCAGACAGAAAAAAACAAAATTCTTGGAGAAGCTTATTTTATCAGGGCACTAAGTTATTTTGATCTGGCCAGAGGCTGGGGAGGCGTACAGTTACAACTTAAACCAACGGCAGATATTAATGGAATAAAAGGTATCAAAAGAAGTACATTATCCCAAACTTATGATCAGGTTCTTGCCGATCTCGTACAGGCTGAACAACTGTTACCAGAGGATGATTCAAATACCAGAAACAGAGCACAAAAAAGTACAACAAAGGCTTTACGCGCAAGGTTAAATTTATATCGCGAAAACTGGGCTGATGCGGTAACGTATGCTACACAAGTGATAGACAAACCCAAATTTGCACTGGTCAGCAATTATAAAACTTTTTTCACTGCACCATTTTTAAGTACTGAATCTGTATTTGAACTGACTTTCTCAGCAAATGATCAAAACGGCTATTGGTCAGTATGGTATCCAAGTTCTATGGGTGGTTCATATACGTTGAAACCATCGGCCTCACTAATCAGTAAAATAAATAACCCGGCAGTTGGCGGATCAAGAAAAAGTCTCATAGATGGTACTGGAAATAGTGTTTATGGGGTATTATATAATACTACCGGGGTCAGCATAGATCCTTCATATCTGATTAGAATTGCTGAGCTTTATCTGATCCGCGCAGAAGCAAAAGCACAGCTGAATGATCTGAGCGGAGCATTGACGGATCTTAATATTATACGCAAAAGAGCTGGTGCAACGCCACTCACTTCGGGTACACAAGCAGAAATATTACAGGCAATTGCAGAAGAAAACAGTATTGAGTTTGCTTTTGAAGCACATCGCTGGTTTGATCTTGTAAGAACAAAACAAGCTGGCAAAGTGTTGGGATTGACTAATACAAATTACTGGTTATTCCCTATTCCTTATTCAGATATACTTTCTGATCCGGACGTAGTTCAAAATCCAGGTTATTAA
- a CDS encoding TonB-dependent receptor, producing the protein MIKILLKTVFIVFFTVISCQLSAQILKGKVTDSTGLFIPGATIQVIGHKLGTSTDANGKYAIKFPKTGTYRIRVSFTGYQNTETDIQMDSISKTMDFALSDTKTLLQNVVVIGSRSSVPRTNIESVVPVDLITSKDVKTFAQVDLTQILNYVAPSFSSNRQTVADGTDHIDPASLRGLGPDQVLVLVNGKRRHTTALVNINGTFGRGSVGTDLNSIPVSAIERIEVLRDGAAAQYGSDAIAGVINIVLKKVTPYSFSTSFGQSDSKALGRNFSDGRTFQADFSKGWAFRNDKGFINLAGQYINREYTNRGGLDTRPLLYSAAPTKGALESEATFEARYASLKAADDARATANGLDRNNMRVGNSDSKNGGFFLNGQYNFNKNSNLYFATGYTHKTGSAAGFFRLPTQTTQIDLTLFPNGFLPFIDTKINDLSFSVGSKGKIGTWDYDISNTSGQNTIKFNINNTVNASLPLGTSPTSFYAGELLFRQNTSNLDLNKKYEFDGGLMTSLNTAFGGEFRIDNYQIKAGDELSYSFGQPSAGIPGRMVGTSFTAAGAQVFPGFKPGNAIDKSRNNVSAYADFEAEFGPRVLLEAAGRYENYSDFGSNFSYKFTGKIKLFGDISLRGAYATGFRAPSLHQRYFNNESTQFVAGNPTQVLTVNNDNAIVSQFGVGSLKPEISRSGSLGLAGKIAKTFTFTIDAYNIDIKDRIVFSSQYARERTSSGALIPTGVVNQILNTVDPNAQVNSVQFFTNAITTNTAGLDVVLTNRFNLGTKSNLLLTVAGNLNKTVVRSINGSDKIESDPTLKAKLFDRLERSRYESSVPKNKLNITANYTIDKLSLVIRTVRFGEVTYLNAIDPTVAANNLPAELDQTFNPKWITDFSVSYAANKSLTLTIGANNVFDIYPDKLYINPRNNENNLSGISTDNYTGGLDNTSNGRFLYPRAISQFGYSGRYVYGKIACTF; encoded by the coding sequence ATGATAAAAATCTTACTAAAAACCGTATTTATTGTCTTTTTCACTGTGATTTCATGCCAGTTATCCGCTCAGATACTGAAAGGAAAAGTTACTGATTCTACCGGACTCTTTATTCCTGGTGCTACTATCCAGGTTATAGGACATAAATTAGGAACCTCTACGGATGCTAATGGAAAGTATGCTATAAAATTTCCAAAAACAGGCACTTACAGAATCCGTGTGTCATTTACCGGTTATCAGAATACAGAAACTGACATCCAAATGGACAGCATTTCAAAAACAATGGATTTTGCGCTGTCAGACACTAAAACCTTATTGCAGAACGTCGTGGTTATTGGCTCCAGATCGTCTGTACCGAGAACAAACATTGAAAGTGTAGTTCCTGTAGATTTGATTACCAGTAAAGATGTAAAAACCTTTGCTCAGGTGGATCTTACACAGATCCTGAATTACGTCGCCCCATCATTCAGTTCAAACAGACAAACTGTTGCTGATGGTACAGATCATATTGACCCGGCTTCATTACGTGGCTTAGGCCCTGACCAGGTACTGGTCTTAGTTAACGGAAAACGCAGACATACTACTGCTCTGGTTAACATCAATGGTACATTTGGACGTGGTTCGGTAGGTACTGACTTAAATTCAATTCCGGTATCTGCAATTGAACGTATTGAAGTTTTACGGGATGGTGCTGCTGCTCAGTATGGTTCTGATGCAATTGCAGGCGTAATTAACATTGTACTTAAAAAGGTAACACCTTACAGCTTTTCAACTTCTTTTGGGCAGTCTGATTCAAAAGCGCTGGGGCGCAATTTCAGTGACGGGCGAACATTTCAAGCCGATTTCAGTAAAGGCTGGGCATTCAGAAATGATAAAGGTTTTATTAATCTGGCCGGCCAGTATATCAATCGTGAATATACAAACCGCGGCGGTTTAGACACTCGTCCGCTCTTATATTCTGCTGCACCGACCAAAGGTGCTTTGGAAAGTGAGGCTACATTTGAAGCCAGATATGCAAGTTTAAAGGCAGCAGATGATGCAAGAGCCACAGCAAACGGACTGGATAGAAATAATATGCGTGTTGGTAATTCAGATTCAAAAAACGGAGGTTTCTTTTTAAATGGACAATATAATTTCAATAAAAACTCCAATCTTTATTTTGCCACAGGTTATACCCATAAAACGGGCAGTGCTGCCGGATTTTTCCGCTTACCAACTCAAACTACCCAGATTGACCTGACTTTATTCCCCAATGGCTTTCTTCCTTTTATAGATACAAAAATCAACGATCTATCTTTCTCGGTAGGTTCAAAAGGTAAAATTGGCACCTGGGATTATGATATCAGCAATACAAGCGGTCAGAATACAATTAAGTTCAACATCAATAATACTGTAAATGCCTCCCTCCCTCTAGGCACAAGTCCAACTTCATTTTATGCCGGTGAATTATTATTCAGACAGAACACAAGCAATCTTGATTTAAATAAGAAATACGAATTTGATGGTGGACTGATGACCTCATTAAATACAGCTTTTGGTGGAGAATTCAGGATTGATAATTATCAGATCAAAGCAGGCGATGAATTATCTTATTCATTCGGACAACCATCAGCAGGTATTCCGGGAAGAATGGTTGGCACTTCATTTACTGCAGCCGGTGCCCAGGTTTTCCCCGGCTTTAAACCTGGAAATGCTATCGATAAATCAAGGAATAACGTAAGTGCCTATGCAGATTTTGAAGCCGAATTTGGCCCGAGAGTCTTACTGGAAGCTGCCGGCCGTTATGAGAATTACAGTGATTTCGGCTCCAATTTCTCTTATAAATTTACAGGGAAAATAAAATTATTCGGAGATATTTCACTACGTGGGGCATATGCTACAGGTTTCAGAGCTCCATCCCTGCACCAACGTTATTTCAATAACGAAAGTACACAGTTTGTAGCCGGCAACCCAACCCAGGTATTAACCGTTAATAATGATAATGCTATTGTCTCCCAATTTGGCGTAGGTTCATTGAAACCTGAAATTTCGAGATCAGGAAGTTTGGGACTAGCCGGAAAAATTGCTAAGACTTTTACTTTTACCATAGATGCTTATAATATTGACATTAAAGACCGTATCGTTTTTTCAAGTCAGTATGCACGTGAAAGAACAAGCAGCGGAGCATTAATTCCAACCGGAGTAGTTAACCAGATATTAAACACAGTTGACCCTAATGCTCAGGTGAATAGTGTACAGTTTTTCACCAATGCAATTACAACAAATACTGCTGGTTTAGATGTGGTATTAACCAACAGATTTAATTTAGGGACTAAAAGCAATTTATTACTAACTGTTGCAGGTAATTTAAACAAGACTGTGGTAAGAAGTATAAATGGTTCAGATAAAATAGAAAGTGACCCTACCCTGAAAGCTAAATTATTTGATCGCCTGGAACGTTCACGCTATGAGAGCTCAGTTCCAAAAAATAAACTTAATATTACTGCAAACTATACTATTGATAAACTGAGTCTGGTTATAAGAACAGTACGTTTTGGTGAAGTTACTTATCTCAATGCAATTGATCCGACGGTTGCTGCAAATAATTTACCTGCAGAACTGGATCAAACCTTTAACCCAAAATGGATAACAGACTTTTCCGTGAGTTATGCGGCAAATAAATCATTAACATTAACTATAGGTGCAAATAACGTTTTTGATATATATCCTGATAAGTTATACATTAATCCAAGAAATA